The Halotia branconii CENA392 region GATCGCAGTTAGGTCTACTGGGGATTCATCTAAACAGCGAATTGCCACCAAACCTTGCAGTCCACCACTTTCAAATTGACGACGTAAGTTTTCTCGTTCGTCTAAAGAAGTGTGGGCGGTGTAGGTGCTGACTTTATATCCCAATTCTACACCTAAAATTTTGGCAACGGCTTTTAGTTGACGCAAGGATGAACGCTGTCCTATTTCTTGTGAACCATCGCTGCAATAAAAAAGTGTATGAGTGGTTTCGCGGCGAGTTACCATTAAATCTCGCAAGGCATTTAATTTATTTTCTGCCGCACCAATTAATCTAGCTCGTTGCATCAATAATGGCTTTAAATCTTCATGGTCTTCAAAAATTTTTGTTTCTCCATGTTCTCGTTGTCGATATAATAGCGATCGCCCGATCTTTTTTGTTAGTTTTAAATAGGCAATGCTTTCGGTTTCAGTTAACTCCACCAAAATTGGATAATACAAATAATGCACTAAAGCACTTTGAGAAATTGCATCCTTCAAAGTGAACTCTGGTTGCAACACTGAACCAAAGTAATCAAATAACGATTGAGTACCACAGTCATCAAAATACCTTTCTGGGGTAGCAGATAAAGCTAACCGCAACCCCACCCGCCGCGGCAGACTTTCTTCTAATTTGGGTGCGCCTAAATTATGCGCCTCATCGCCAATAATTAGAGTTTTCGCGGGAAAATATTTGAGTTGAGATTGAAAACCATCTCCAATTAATGTGGAGTTGGTAGTAATTACCGTGACGAATTGCTGAGAACCAGAACGCAGATTATAAAGTTGCGTGGAAAGTTGACTTTGCCAAGTGCGTAAATTTTCAAAAGCTAAGATAGGCTGCAAATTAAATTTTTCACATTCTCGCGCCCATTGGGTGACAAGATGACGGTAGGGACAAACTACTAACAAGACTTGTAAGTTAATCTGCTGGTAAAGTTCACAAGCGATCGCTAATGCTGTAATAGTTTTACCACTACCAGTAGCCATTTTCAGCGTTCCTCTGCCATTATTGCTAAACCAATTAGTAATAGCTTGTCGCTGATATTGCCGCAATTGCAAAGATGGAGGAAGTCTGGGACATCCTGGTAGTGGTTGTTGAGTTTGGTAACTACCCTTACTTTCTTTGGCAAATGGTAATTTCAGCCGGAAAGAGGGCAGTTGCTGCACTGGATTTCGTGTCAGGTACATAAATCAATGGGGCATGGGGCATGGGGCATTGGGCATGGAAATATGGGTTATTTCCCTTTATTCCTTATTCCCTATTTACTGTTTACTGTTCTCAGTAACCGCGCCAAACACCAATGAGAGAACCTTGTACCTGCACTTGCACAGCGGATACTTCAATGGGATTGTACTTACGATTAGCAGGTTTTAGAGTCACGCGATCGCCGTTTCGATAAAAACGCTTCAACGTAGTGCCGTATCCGTCAACTCTAGCAGCAATAATTGTGCCATTTTTGAGATGATCTGGTTCTGGTACTGGCAACAGAAACACTACATCTCCATCGGCAATTAAGTCTTCAATCATGCTGTCGCCAGTTACCCGCAAAGCATAAGTTTTAGCAGGTAATGTGAGACTAGAAAAATCTAAATGATCTACAGCATCAGTAAATGGTTCTATTAAACCACCAGCAGCGATTGTGCCCAAAATCGGGATACCTTGCTTAGTAGAATGTAAAATCCGAATAGTTCGCGCTTTACCTTCAGTCCATTCAATATATCCTTTGGTGCGTAAATGTTCTAAACGACTTTGAATGGGCGCTGGTGATTTCAGGTTCATTGCCTGCATCATTTGCCGAATAGAAGGTGAATGCTGGTGTATTTTAATATATTCTGCCAGCCATTCATAAAGTTCTTGTTGAGCTTGTGTTAGACTTTCCATAAATTTGTTGGGAGATAAATATAAATGTCTCTAGAACATTAGTACTACAAAAAAACTCCCATAACAAGATAAAAGTAAAAATATTAAAGGTAAAAGAAAGACTATCAGCTTCTCTTTTACCTAATTAAGGTTTCAATTTGTACCTAA contains the following coding sequences:
- a CDS encoding DEAD/DEAH box helicase family protein, with product MYLTRNPVQQLPSFRLKLPFAKESKGSYQTQQPLPGCPRLPPSLQLRQYQRQAITNWFSNNGRGTLKMATGSGKTITALAIACELYQQINLQVLLVVCPYRHLVTQWARECEKFNLQPILAFENLRTWQSQLSTQLYNLRSGSQQFVTVITTNSTLIGDGFQSQLKYFPAKTLIIGDEAHNLGAPKLEESLPRRVGLRLALSATPERYFDDCGTQSLFDYFGSVLQPEFTLKDAISQSALVHYLYYPILVELTETESIAYLKLTKKIGRSLLYRQREHGETKIFEDHEDLKPLLMQRARLIGAAENKLNALRDLMVTRRETTHTLFYCSDGSQEIGQRSSLRQLKAVAKILGVELGYKVSTYTAHTSLDERENLRRQFESGGLQGLVAIRCLDESPVDLTAIAFILLCSFVLTLELF
- the lexA gene encoding transcriptional repressor LexA — its product is MESLTQAQQELYEWLAEYIKIHQHSPSIRQMMQAMNLKSPAPIQSRLEHLRTKGYIEWTEGKARTIRILHSTKQGIPILGTIAAGGLIEPFTDAVDHLDFSSLTLPAKTYALRVTGDSMIEDLIADGDVVFLLPVPEPDHLKNGTIIAARVDGYGTTLKRFYRNGDRVTLKPANRKYNPIEVSAVQVQVQGSLIGVWRGY